Proteins encoded within one genomic window of Haladaptatus sp. QDMS2:
- a CDS encoding TVP38/TMEM64 family protein: MDRATRRQLVGIALVGSAILVASLAFSPRELFTAFARLTDDPVRFAVVLALAYLLRPLVAWPVTPLSIVVGYVYGVTVGIPIALVGIVVTAVPPFFLVRYFPENGIIGKARDVGSQFFSATGETRGVIASRLIPIPTDIISYSAGLAGVRTWPFVVGTLVGEAPWAIAGVLAGSSMETLTTEGVSGVGLPVVLGAAALAFLLVAGPLLRRLHAAE; encoded by the coding sequence ATGGACCGGGCGACGCGGCGGCAACTCGTGGGCATCGCGCTCGTGGGGAGCGCCATCCTCGTCGCCTCGCTCGCCTTCTCCCCGCGCGAGTTGTTCACTGCGTTCGCCCGACTCACAGACGACCCGGTGCGCTTCGCCGTCGTACTCGCGCTTGCCTATCTCCTTCGACCGCTCGTCGCCTGGCCGGTCACACCGCTCTCCATCGTCGTCGGCTACGTCTACGGTGTCACGGTGGGCATCCCCATCGCGCTGGTCGGAATCGTAGTGACCGCCGTCCCGCCGTTCTTCCTCGTACGGTACTTCCCAGAGAATGGCATCATCGGGAAGGCCCGCGACGTGGGGTCGCAGTTCTTCTCCGCGACGGGCGAGACACGCGGGGTCATCGCCTCGCGACTCATCCCCATCCCGACGGACATCATCTCCTACAGTGCGGGCCTCGCCGGAGTCAGAACGTGGCCGTTCGTCGTCGGAACGCTCGTCGGTGAGGCTCCGTGGGCGATTGCGGGCGTCCTCGCTGGGAGTTCGATGGAGACACTCACGACAGAAGGCGTCTCGGGAGTCGGGCTTCCGGTTGTGCTTGGCGCGGCGGCCCTCGCCTTCCTGCTCGTCGCCGGGCCGCTCTTGAGACGCCTGCATGCAGCCGAGTAG
- a CDS encoding DUF5830 family protein, which produces MPTRDTVELGVELLSKLELEELTLAEAIDRIETITTNPATTREILDVAEMRGVIERDGTLLRPQSGNYVKFESEVVTKEGEFTCRRCNAAITTGYFIKMQAGELGPFGSSCIRKVTGRD; this is translated from the coding sequence GTGCCCACACGCGATACGGTCGAACTCGGGGTGGAACTCCTCTCGAAGCTCGAACTGGAGGAACTCACGCTCGCCGAGGCGATAGACCGCATCGAAACCATCACGACGAACCCGGCGACGACGCGCGAGATTCTGGACGTCGCGGAGATGCGCGGCGTCATCGAGCGCGACGGGACGCTTCTCAGACCGCAGAGTGGCAACTACGTCAAATTCGAGAGTGAGGTCGTCACAAAGGAGGGGGAATTCACCTGCCGACGGTGCAACGCGGCTATCACGACGGGTTACTTTATCAAGATGCAGGCGGGAGAACTCGGGCCGTTTGGGTCCTCGTGTATCCGGAAGGTCACCGGCCGCGACTGA
- a CDS encoding GYD domain-containing protein, with product MPTWVSLVDVIDKDYQNMQELASSWGEIYRETETLPIEIETTLALLGDYDFLCIYEAPDRASAFDLAMIVRRHGLSLQTMEGVPIDEFGPLVNDGPSFG from the coding sequence ATGCCCACCTGGGTTTCGCTCGTCGACGTCATCGACAAAGACTACCAGAACATGCAGGAACTCGCGTCGTCGTGGGGTGAGATTTACCGCGAGACCGAAACCTTGCCCATCGAAATCGAGACGACCCTCGCCCTGCTCGGCGACTACGACTTCCTCTGCATCTACGAGGCCCCCGACCGCGCCTCGGCGTTCGACCTGGCGATGATTGTCCGGCGTCACGGCCTCAGCCTCCAGACGATGGAAGGCGTTCCAATCGACGAATTCGGGCCGTTGGTCAACGACGGCCCCTCGTTCGGGTGA
- a CDS encoding N-acetylmuramoyl-L-alanine amidase, with protein MDVSRRSWLKRIGAVGTGAVLSSSLASAATKPSVDWRPADSSNYTNTSRTAADIDWVVVHTIEGSDETGISVFQDPDSNVSAHYVVDDDGYQAQCVYDEDEAWHAGNSDYNAQSIGIEHGGNASQSSFPDVQYQASAEICAYVCDAYDIPKEHVAGIPDCNAAGGGIIGHDQVPDPYNCSQGGGASNHTDPGDNWDWDYYMELVGGTNNGGGGSYSWPTYSYGDQAEAVYSIQYLLEDHGYALQYHDGIYGSEVESTVEQFQADTGLAVDGICGPNTWEHLYVVVSGPNDDPYWATYGAQHHLKHGEGYSIAVDGYYGAETEGAIEDFQSSAGLTVDGVVGHDTWQALVDI; from the coding sequence ATGGACGTTTCCAGGCGGTCGTGGTTGAAACGCATCGGTGCGGTCGGAACTGGCGCGGTGCTCAGTAGTTCGCTCGCTTCGGCGGCGACGAAGCCGTCTGTCGATTGGCGACCTGCGGATTCCTCGAACTACACGAACACGTCTCGGACGGCGGCGGACATCGACTGGGTGGTCGTCCACACCATCGAGGGTAGCGACGAGACTGGCATCTCTGTTTTCCAGGACCCGGATTCGAACGTGAGCGCCCACTACGTCGTCGACGACGATGGCTATCAGGCTCAGTGTGTCTACGACGAGGACGAGGCGTGGCACGCGGGCAACAGCGATTACAACGCCCAGTCAATCGGCATTGAGCACGGCGGTAATGCCAGCCAGTCGAGTTTCCCGGACGTGCAGTATCAGGCGTCGGCTGAAATCTGCGCGTACGTCTGTGATGCCTACGACATCCCGAAAGAACACGTCGCCGGCATCCCCGACTGCAACGCCGCGGGCGGCGGCATCATTGGCCACGACCAGGTCCCGGACCCGTACAACTGCTCGCAGGGTGGCGGCGCGAGCAACCACACGGACCCCGGTGACAATTGGGACTGGGATTACTACATGGAACTCGTCGGCGGGACGAACAACGGCGGTGGCGGGTCGTACAGTTGGCCAACGTACTCCTACGGTGACCAGGCGGAGGCCGTCTACTCGATTCAGTATCTCCTCGAAGACCACGGCTACGCGCTTCAGTATCACGATGGCATCTACGGCTCCGAAGTCGAGAGCACCGTCGAACAGTTCCAGGCCGACACCGGCCTCGCGGTCGATGGAATCTGCGGACCGAACACGTGGGAACATCTCTACGTGGTCGTCTCCGGGCCGAACGACGACCCGTACTGGGCGACCTACGGCGCACAGCACCACCTCAAGCACGGCGAGGGCTATTCCATCGCCGTCGACGGCTACTACGGCGCAGAGACAGAGGGCGCAATCGAGGACTTCCAGTCGAGCGCTGGACTGACCGTAGACGGCGTCGTCGGCCACGACACCTGGCAGGCGCTCGTCGACATCTAA
- a CDS encoding arsinothricin resistance N-acetyltransferase ArsN1 family B, protein MAPTMHIRLATPADAPEVAAIYAPMVRETTVSFETDPPTETEMRVRIEKTLPGHPWLVCEGDGGTILGYAYAGTHNSREAYQWTVNVSVYIHEDARGQGLGRRLYETLFEILRLQGFYTAFAIITVPNDASVALHESLGFESVGVIESAGYKHGGWHDVSYWRRTLTVPLDDPTPPRSLDQLDSAVLDGILDTPTS, encoded by the coding sequence GTGGCACCGACCATGCACATCCGCCTCGCCACGCCGGCCGACGCACCGGAAGTGGCCGCCATCTACGCGCCGATGGTCCGCGAGACCACGGTCTCCTTCGAAACCGACCCACCCACGGAAACCGAGATGCGCGTTCGCATCGAGAAAACGCTCCCGGGCCACCCGTGGCTCGTGTGCGAAGGTGACGGCGGGACGATTCTCGGCTACGCCTACGCGGGCACTCACAACTCGCGTGAAGCCTATCAGTGGACAGTCAACGTCTCCGTGTACATCCACGAGGACGCCCGTGGGCAAGGACTGGGCCGGCGCCTCTACGAGACGCTGTTCGAAATTCTCCGTCTCCAGGGGTTCTACACGGCGTTCGCCATCATCACTGTCCCGAACGATGCGAGCGTCGCGCTCCACGAGTCGCTGGGCTTCGAATCGGTCGGTGTCATCGAATCGGCCGGCTACAAACACGGCGGCTGGCACGATGTCTCCTATTGGCGGCGCACGCTCACCGTCCCACTCGACGACCCGACGCCACCGCGCTCGCTCGACCAGCTTGATTCCGCCGTACTCGACGGGATCCTCGACACGCCAACGTCCTGA
- a CDS encoding aldo/keto reductase yields the protein MDLDVVPLGRTGLHVSEVAFGTWRFGRENDRGDIEVGEDRAHELLDAYAEHGGRFIDTADIYGDGRAEEYIGDWLAGRDREEFTIASKIYWPTRQDPNGRGLNRKHIRKEIDRILERLGTSFVDILYIHRWDDDTPPEQFMRTLNGLVEDGKVNHLGTSTFEPNAWKVTRANEIADRRGYEPFTVAQPRYNLVNREIEGNYLEMASHYGLAIVPWSPLAGGFLSGKYKRTEEPPEGTRGATDSQFADTYLTSANFDVMEEVSEVAREVGTSPVAVSLAWLLHHDAVTAPIIGARTVEQLEENLAATDITLSRTQFERLANAK from the coding sequence ATGGATCTCGACGTCGTCCCGCTCGGCCGTACCGGTTTACACGTTTCAGAAGTCGCCTTCGGGACGTGGCGCTTCGGTCGTGAGAACGACCGCGGCGACATCGAAGTGGGCGAAGACCGCGCCCACGAACTGTTAGACGCCTACGCAGAGCACGGCGGCCGCTTTATCGATACTGCAGACATCTACGGTGATGGCCGGGCAGAGGAGTACATCGGCGACTGGCTCGCGGGCCGCGACCGCGAAGAGTTCACTATCGCCTCGAAGATTTACTGGCCGACCCGGCAGGACCCGAACGGCCGCGGGCTGAACCGAAAGCACATCCGAAAGGAGATAGACCGGATTTTAGAGCGTCTCGGAACGAGTTTCGTGGACATCCTCTACATCCACCGCTGGGACGACGACACTCCGCCCGAGCAGTTCATGCGAACCCTGAACGGCCTCGTCGAAGACGGGAAGGTAAACCACCTCGGCACCTCCACGTTCGAACCGAACGCCTGGAAGGTCACCCGCGCGAACGAAATCGCAGACCGGCGGGGCTACGAACCGTTCACCGTCGCTCAACCGCGATACAACCTCGTCAACCGGGAAATCGAGGGGAATTATCTGGAGATGGCCTCTCACTACGGGCTCGCTATCGTCCCGTGGAGTCCGCTCGCCGGCGGGTTCCTCTCTGGAAAATACAAACGAACCGAGGAACCGCCCGAGGGAACTCGTGGCGCGACCGACTCCCAGTTCGCGGACACCTACCTCACGAGCGCGAACTTCGACGTGATGGAGGAAGTCTCTGAGGTCGCCCGCGAAGTCGGCACGTCACCGGTCGCGGTCAGTCTCGCCTGGTTGCTTCACCACGACGCGGTGACGGCTCCGATTATCGGCGCACGCACCGTAGAGCAGTTAGAAGAGAACCTCGCGGCCACCGACATCACCCTCTCGCGGACGCAGTTCGAACGCCTCGCAAACGCGAAATAA
- a CDS encoding GerW family sporulation protein, with the protein MNTSSMDSIVEKLRSAATVSSVYGEPVEHGEKTVIPVARIAFGFGGGYGSSEEHEADDEEATEHETEEGGGAGGGVVAMPLGVVEITEADTRFIRFSDRKRAARNLILGIFIGLLLSRSLRRRS; encoded by the coding sequence ATGAACACGTCTTCGATGGATTCGATCGTCGAAAAGCTCCGCTCGGCTGCAACCGTGTCGTCGGTGTACGGTGAACCGGTCGAACACGGTGAAAAGACCGTGATTCCGGTCGCCCGCATCGCCTTCGGCTTCGGCGGTGGCTACGGGTCGAGTGAGGAACACGAAGCGGACGACGAGGAGGCGACCGAACACGAGACTGAGGAGGGTGGCGGTGCTGGCGGCGGTGTCGTCGCGATGCCCCTCGGCGTCGTGGAAATCACGGAGGCGGACACACGATTCATTCGATTCAGCGACCGAAAACGCGCCGCGAGAAACCTTATCCTCGGGATATTCATTGGGCTCCTGCTCAGCCGCAGCTTGCGAAGGCGAAGTTAG
- a CDS encoding alkaline phosphatase family protein produces the protein MSGKTLVLGFDALDFEYLNRFSDELPNFASLRSKGVATPLASTMPPWTGSAWPSMYTGVDPSYHSVYDFFSHDARAPTESTLITRNDVRAPALWNYLTEKNRQSIVLNLPVTHPVEEINGVIVPGYLAPEKAPGYPANIRSEISQAIGETYRIYAEYELSNDAEKKLNDYVNLIEMRTKAAKYLLTNYEWDVGIIQVQKTDAVFHNFDTDEEFLQVYKKADEFVGELVSIVDTDDTIIVCSDHGIGPANGYTIYINEILRDAGYVETTTTRHDHSLRSAKQTLTQVNRSDRTESTTTAIQHTVRLLRGMGISPGQMYAVLQRVGLGEITLSMLPYNVKKAIEVVVEVESSVAYCRSSSELGIRLNVKGREASGIVDLNEYETIRDEIIELLSTIETPDGESAFERVVRREDVYSGPYTNSACDILFYPNKMNNPVKTKLFGKRFIKTNVFDHKTVGVFIGSGPAFNLDWNGSLELIDVAPITLATADVPVPTRMTGRVPSKLVRKDIEYDEYESLTYRTGEVDNVLDDQIEDRLSDLGYL, from the coding sequence ATGTCTGGAAAAACCCTCGTTCTTGGATTCGACGCACTTGACTTTGAGTATTTAAACAGGTTTTCTGATGAACTCCCCAATTTCGCTTCGCTCCGTTCGAAAGGCGTAGCGACACCGCTTGCGTCGACGATGCCGCCATGGACGGGAAGCGCCTGGCCTTCGATGTACACGGGCGTAGATCCAAGCTACCACAGTGTCTACGATTTTTTCTCTCATGATGCAAGGGCTCCAACAGAGTCAACACTGATAACGCGAAATGATGTCCGGGCACCAGCACTGTGGAATTATTTAACTGAAAAAAACCGCCAGTCCATTGTATTGAATCTTCCAGTTACGCATCCAGTTGAGGAAATTAATGGGGTAATCGTTCCAGGCTATCTTGCACCCGAGAAAGCACCGGGTTATCCAGCGAATATTCGGTCGGAGATTAGTCAGGCAATCGGCGAAACATATCGAATCTATGCCGAGTACGAATTGAGCAACGATGCCGAGAAAAAACTCAATGATTATGTGAATCTGATAGAAATGCGAACGAAGGCGGCAAAATACCTGCTGACGAACTACGAGTGGGATGTCGGAATCATCCAGGTGCAAAAGACGGACGCGGTATTTCATAATTTCGATACGGACGAGGAGTTCCTCCAAGTTTACAAAAAAGCCGACGAGTTTGTTGGTGAGTTAGTGAGCATCGTAGATACTGATGATACGATAATCGTTTGTTCAGACCATGGCATCGGACCGGCCAACGGCTATACAATCTACATCAACGAAATTCTTCGAGACGCAGGATATGTTGAAACCACAACGACCCGTCACGATCATTCGCTTCGTTCGGCAAAGCAGACGTTGACACAGGTGAACCGCTCGGACCGAACTGAGAGTACCACTACTGCGATTCAACACACGGTACGCCTCTTACGGGGGATGGGCATCTCTCCGGGACAGATGTATGCAGTGCTTCAGCGGGTTGGACTTGGGGAGATCACGCTTTCGATGCTCCCCTACAACGTAAAAAAGGCAATAGAGGTCGTCGTCGAAGTGGAATCATCGGTTGCCTATTGCCGAAGCAGCTCCGAACTAGGTATTCGACTAAATGTCAAAGGTAGAGAGGCGAGTGGTATCGTAGACCTGAACGAATACGAAACGATTCGAGACGAGATAATCGAGTTATTATCTACAATTGAAACACCCGATGGAGAATCGGCGTTCGAACGCGTCGTGCGGAGAGAAGACGTTTACTCGGGACCGTACACCAATAGCGCGTGTGATATCTTGTTCTATCCAAACAAGATGAACAATCCGGTGAAAACGAAACTATTCGGGAAGAGATTCATCAAAACCAATGTGTTCGACCACAAGACGGTGGGCGTGTTCATTGGGAGCGGCCCGGCGTTCAATCTGGACTGGAACGGGAGTTTAGAGTTAATCGATGTCGCTCCAATCACGCTTGCAACTGCAGACGTGCCCGTACCAACGAGAATGACAGGACGTGTCCCGTCAAAGTTAGTTCGCAAAGACATCGAATATGACGAGTACGAGTCGCTTACGTATCGGACGGGTGAAGTGGACAATGTGCTTGACGATCAGATAGAGGATCGACTGTCCGATCTTGGATATCTGTAG
- a CDS encoding DMT family transporter: MAIKAGLDFFPPVLFAALRYDIAAVFMLAYAVYVTDHWLPRTREEWYLVIVGAVLLIAGYHIFLFIGETQTTSAAAAVIISLSPILTTSFARALLPSQRLTVAGVVGMVIALVGVTILARPDPANLLTEDVVAKFLVFLAALSFSFGSVLTRRIEADLPIETMEAWSMLGGAVLMHAVSLALPNESLGDVVWTNEGLLALAYLSLVASAIGFLIYFDLLDRLGPVEINLVSYVAPIFAALSGFLFLDEVIDVYTAAGFLVIFTGFLLLKGRDIHTELLGTTQSNETAE; this comes from the coding sequence ATGGCTATCAAGGCGGGCCTCGACTTCTTCCCACCCGTGCTGTTCGCCGCCCTCCGCTACGACATCGCGGCGGTGTTCATGCTCGCCTACGCCGTGTACGTGACCGACCACTGGCTTCCACGGACGCGCGAGGAGTGGTATCTCGTAATCGTCGGCGCAGTCCTGCTCATCGCTGGCTACCACATCTTCCTGTTCATCGGCGAGACGCAGACGACGAGCGCCGCCGCCGCCGTCATCATCAGCCTCTCACCCATCCTGACCACCTCGTTCGCTCGTGCGCTGTTGCCGAGTCAGCGCCTCACCGTCGCCGGTGTAGTCGGCATGGTCATCGCCCTCGTCGGCGTCACCATCCTCGCACGCCCAGACCCTGCTAACCTCCTCACCGAGGACGTGGTCGCGAAGTTCCTCGTCTTCCTCGCCGCGCTCTCATTTTCCTTCGGGAGCGTGCTTACCCGCCGCATCGAGGCAGACCTCCCCATCGAGACGATGGAGGCGTGGTCGATGCTCGGTGGGGCCGTGCTCATGCACGCTGTGAGTCTCGCCCTCCCAAACGAGTCGCTCGGAGACGTCGTCTGGACGAACGAGGGGCTGCTCGCACTTGCGTACCTCTCCCTCGTGGCGAGTGCGATTGGCTTTCTCATCTACTTCGACCTGTTAGACCGCCTCGGCCCCGTCGAAATCAACCTCGTCTCCTACGTCGCACCCATCTTCGCGGCGCTCAGTGGGTTCCTGTTCTTGGACGAGGTCATCGACGTCTACACTGCCGCCGGATTCCTCGTCATCTTCACCGGCTTCCTGCTGCTCAAGGGGCGGGACATCCATACCGAACTGTTGGGGACTACCCAGAGCAACGAAACAGCCGAGTAG
- a CDS encoding CBS domain-containing protein, with protein MALLARDIMTTDVETVHPDDEVSSVLTRLAQADFNGFPVVDEADHVVGIVTQGDLVEIFQPSHRTLWIPIGFPPFLESQTYGFDLSWNELDVNIDLVKNAGKPIRDVMTTDVVTVSPDDDLDHIIDLVTDVERDINRLPVVENNVLVGIITREDILIALRGERVP; from the coding sequence ATGGCACTCCTCGCACGCGACATCATGACGACCGACGTAGAGACGGTCCACCCAGACGACGAGGTGAGTTCCGTACTCACGCGACTCGCGCAGGCTGATTTCAACGGTTTCCCGGTCGTGGACGAGGCGGACCACGTCGTCGGCATCGTCACGCAGGGCGACCTCGTCGAAATCTTCCAGCCCTCCCACCGCACCCTCTGGATTCCCATTGGCTTCCCACCGTTTCTCGAAAGCCAGACCTACGGCTTCGACCTCTCGTGGAACGAACTCGACGTGAACATCGACCTCGTGAAGAACGCAGGCAAGCCAATCAGGGACGTGATGACCACCGACGTGGTGACCGTCTCCCCTGACGACGACTTAGACCACATCATCGACCTCGTGACCGACGTAGAGCGCGACATCAATCGCCTCCCGGTGGTCGAAAACAACGTCCTCGTCGGCATCATCACGCGCGAGGACATCCTCATCGCACTTCGCGGCGAGCGCGTTCCCTAA
- a CDS encoding ribonuclease H: MAVYGRCTLRNLFDDSPTPHIAHPPRTHHRHFYVATDGSYRESGGGLGVVIETHDGERVARLSVPDSPPDNNVAEYRALHLGLDVLAARAPPTARVGVLVDHANLAANVNTATILAQDADWLPHHQFTIPTRAEHHWRGIRARICGFAELRAAQISSGDNPAHSLANAPDQYGHVNNEPPRCVLPQPFDVPHSPSETGVPPPSRADRHAGD; this comes from the coding sequence ATGGCCGTGTACGGCCGATGCACCCTTCGTAACCTGTTCGACGATTCGCCCACGCCGCACATCGCACACCCTCCTCGCACTCACCATCGCCATTTTTACGTCGCGACTGATGGGTCCTACCGGGAGTCGGGTGGCGGGCTTGGGGTCGTCATCGAAACGCACGACGGCGAGCGCGTGGCTCGGCTTTCGGTGCCCGATTCGCCGCCGGACAACAACGTCGCCGAGTACCGGGCGCTCCACCTCGGACTCGACGTGCTCGCCGCGCGTGCGCCGCCGACGGCGCGGGTCGGCGTGCTCGTGGACCACGCGAATCTCGCGGCGAACGTGAACACGGCGACCATCCTCGCCCAGGACGCAGACTGGCTGCCACACCACCAGTTCACGATTCCGACCCGCGCAGAACACCACTGGCGGGGGATTCGAGCGCGCATCTGTGGGTTCGCGGAACTGCGCGCCGCCCAGATTTCCTCTGGCGACAACCCGGCGCACTCGCTTGCGAACGCGCCGGACCAGTACGGTCACGTCAATAACGAGCCACCGCGTTGCGTGCTGCCACAGCCCTTTGACGTGCCCCACTCCCCGAGCGAGACGGGCGTGCCGCCGCCGTCTCGCGCCGACCGTCACGCCGGAGATTAA
- a CDS encoding DUF1684 domain-containing protein, protein MTYAEELDVQRASKDEFFKRHPHSPIPHDQREGFRGLSYYDPNPDLRFVVPLHEHEEKEELLLDTSTEGVRQYLRWGEFRVEIDGEEVAIQAYRTDEHEQRLFIPFRDRTSGNETYGAGRYLDLEGDDRDGEQWVLDFNLAYNPYCAYSEAYECPLPPGENWLQVPVKAGEKNYEPA, encoded by the coding sequence ATGACCTACGCCGAGGAACTCGACGTCCAGCGCGCCAGCAAAGACGAATTTTTCAAGCGACACCCACACTCGCCCATCCCGCACGACCAGCGCGAGGGGTTCCGTGGCCTGTCCTACTACGACCCGAACCCGGACCTCCGGTTCGTCGTCCCGCTCCACGAACACGAGGAGAAAGAAGAACTCTTGCTCGACACGAGCACCGAGGGCGTCCGCCAGTACCTCCGCTGGGGCGAGTTCCGCGTCGAAATCGACGGCGAGGAGGTTGCGATTCAGGCCTACCGAACCGACGAACACGAACAGCGCCTGTTCATCCCCTTCCGCGACCGGACGAGCGGCAACGAGACCTACGGCGCGGGTCGCTACCTCGATTTAGAGGGCGACGACCGCGACGGCGAGCAGTGGGTTCTCGATTTCAACCTCGCGTACAATCCGTACTGTGCGTACTCGGAGGCCTACGAGTGTCCGCTGCCACCGGGTGAAAACTGGCTGCAAGTGCCGGTGAAAGCCGGCGAGAAGAACTACGAACCGGCGTGA